The Nicotiana tabacum cultivar K326 chromosome 1, ASM71507v2, whole genome shotgun sequence genome segment acaacaacaacaacaacaaaaaacccagtgtaatctcacaagtggggtcttgggagggtagtgtgtgcacagaccttacccccaccttgaaggtagagaggttgtttccgatagaccctcgactcacgAAAGACGAGAAGAAAAGCAATAGCACCaagcaataacaacaagatagtaaggaaACGAAACGAAAGAAACAACAAGTAATTCTAAAAAAATCTAACAGTAATGGAATGTGTTGTCTCAATGTATGGTTCAAATTAACTGATGGTTTTTGTTATTAAATCATTGTGATATTTCATGAATAAGGATACGCAGAAAAGGATAATGAAGAAAATTCATGAATCGAAGATCATATAATAGTGTCTTCTGTCATTAATTTACCATTCTCTTAAAATTTTGAGGGAGGGGCAAGAAGATGGTGAATGAGCTTCCGCTGTTGGGATGATGCAATTCTATGTTTTTTCTTAGTTTTGTTCGGTTGTTTATCCAAAGTAGGTTGTTGCACCAAAATTTACTTATCGTTTCTCTATATTTGTCTTTTGGATGGCACAGGTCTGTAGTGTCACTCTCCTCACTTGATCAAATAAGGTACCCATGGACCGCTGAAGTCTCTCTTGCCCCTCCCAACGCCCTTCCCTCTGGCTTCTTGAACTTATGTTTCTGCAAGCTCTATGTAGATGTAAGCGCAATCACTCCCAACACGTGATTTGTAAATTCAGTGCACCACTTccagaaaagaaacaaaattttATTAGGATGTGGCATACCAGACCAATATCTGCTGGTCACCTGCTGAGAGTCAAAGCAAGTTCCAAGCGTGTTTCTTTTTCTTCAACCTTCGTGTCCAATGAAACAAGAAAAGCAATAGTAAGCTGAGATGTTTTCGTTAAAAAGAGTTTTGATGCATATTTCCTGTACAGTAGACGTGCATATCAATAACACTCTTAATTTTTGAGTTATTGTCAGTTGACGTTCTGTAGTAGTGATAAAGTTGCCTTTACCATTTTCGCTGCTGAAATATCTGTAATGCCAGTGTACACTTATGAAAAGACAAAACAAAATGGTTCTTAAGCAAAATTTACTTGCATCCCCAttcctccccccctcccccctttaCTAAGGTTCTGGAATTCTTCTTTTGGGTAATATACAGTCGTAGACTGGGCATTGCTATACAATTTTTGTACAGGAAGCGGAAATTCTCAGCAGTCCTGCATATTCTGCAGTTTCAAAATTATAGCTGCATTCTGAGAAATGTAGTAGTGAGTGGTTTGATCCTTGCTCAACCTGAACAACATCCGCCCTTCTTAACAGCAGATACATCGTTTCCAATATTGATTGTTTGTCCTGCAGGCAGAGATGCTGGGTCGTCTCCTGCATCGAGAGCCTTCTTGCTGACCACCCGGTAAATCTGAGTCAGCACTTCTGTGAAGGCGTTTTCAACGTTCAGTGCCTCAAGAGCAGATGTTTCCATGAAGAAAGTACGTTCCCTTTCAGCAAAACCCTTAGAGTCCTCAGTGGGAACAGCACGTAGGTGGCGTAGATCCGCCTTGTTCCCGACTAGCATGACGACGATGTTCTGGTCTGTATGATCTCTGAGTTCCTTGAGCCATCTTGCTACGTTCTCAAATGTTACATTGCGAGTAATATCATAAACAAGTAAAGCACCAACTGCTCCTCTATAATAAGCACTTGTGATGGCTCGGTACCTAGATTGATTGCCGAAGGGTGTTTAGAAACAATCTCCTGGCATTAATAGGTGATAAAAAAGGCAGCACATTCAAAAGGGGCAAGTGCACATATAGTAATTCTCAACAATGCTATTTAGAGATTATCcaatattttattttgtcttgaaattttgaattaaattttttgattttagAACAATTTAGGACAAAAATGTTCTGAAAAAAATAAATTGCAAAATTAAAATTCAGAATGCAACTAACTAATTTTTAAAAAGAAGCCCTTTGGAGTGGCTACCTCTAAAGATAATAAATCAAACGAAAGTGGGCAAACGATGGATATTTTTGTGTTGGATCTTTCATCTTCTTTTCATTTCCTGGCCATTTCTGTTGGTGGGGAGTGATGTAAAATTGTTGGGAGTGTAACCCATcaagaaattatattttttaacatTTATGAAATGACAGCAAAATCATAACTTGAAGTATAGCTTCCAACGTCAGATGTTTTGACATTGTTGCTTTCAGAATATTTCTATATCAAATATCCTAATGTAATTCTAGAAACCAACATATTTTCTCAAACATAAATTTCCCTCGAACGCATCAATGCATCTTTAGAAAAACAAACTTCCATGTGACTCCCATCTTTAATACTAGTTGAGATTTGGGATAATACAAATCATATCAATTGGATGGTACGATTAATGAATAGTATGAAAAAAGAGTTGATAGGAAAATCTGGGAAATGAACTGAACTCTTGGTTTGGAAatatataaataagaaaaagggcaACGTGTGCATGCAATAGGAAATTGAGATTGAGTTAAGTCTAATATGGTGTGATGAAAGGAAAAAAGGCATGGGTACCTTTCTTGGCCGGCAGTGTCCCAAATCTGGGCTTTGATAATCTTGTCATCGACATGAATGGTTCGGGTGGCAAACTCGACACCAATGGTGGACTTAGATTGTTGGCTGAATTCGTTTTTAGTAAAGCGAGAAAGCAAGTTGGATTTGCCAACACCAGAATCCCCAATGAGTACCACCTTGAACAGGTAATCGTAATCCTCCTCTGATCTGTATGTTCCCATGTTTGTCTATCTTCCAATGGCGTTGGCTTTCTTCCTTTGGACTAGGgatgagagagaaagaaagagagaggaaaGGAGATTGAATATTAATTCATTGATTAATTTACCTTCTAACGAACAAACATATTTACCTGCGTTTATCTCGGAAGGTTGGTGCATGTGGGAATGAGAAGCTGAGAAACAAAGGGTAAAAAGAAATGTTGGATTTTCAGTATTGTGCGTGGTTGCCATTGTATCATCTATATATATCTCTAAGGTGTAGGGGTACAAATAAGTTGAATGAAAGGCTGATTTAGAACCAGCCCgagtaatttaaaaatattagatttttaCAGTTCTATTGGTGACCCATACAAAAAAAGCTGACCGCTTTCACTTTGATTAGCCAATTTAGTGCGGAGGGTGTTGTGCTCCTCTCATTTGTTTCCGTTAACGACCACAAAGCTCAACATTGCTCGTGCTATCCCAAGATTATAATAATCTCACCTTCTCTATACCATATATAATATTAAGATTTTGGTATCAATTTTGCATCGATATTAGCTAATATTAACAATCAAATCACGGATAAAATGTAATTTCGAATTTAATATCAAAATTAGTATCCTAAATTCATAATCCTAGTAACCAACGACCCCTGCCACCATGCATGCGTCCCCAGCCTGTTCTGAGAAAGGATATAAAGGTCATTCTGCCTAGTTTGAAACTGTTGTGGTTGACTAgctgcatttcattttcttttctaataaacaaagaaaaattaaagtaGTAAAAAAAGAATTTAAGTAGTATTCCCTCCGTCTCAATTTAAATGACGTATTCCCTTATCGTGAGTCAAACCGTGTAAGATAAATTACAACATATAGTACTTTTTGTATAGTTTctgaatatttaaattttaatttagaaTATTTAGTTAAACTACTccaatttagctttaaagtttGGTCAAATTAATTTGGACAAGGTTCCAATTTCTTCTTGGTTTAGGAATAGGATTAATTCTTTACCGCCATAAGTAATGAATTAATTCCTAGTCGGACTAGGTTTCGATTTCTTCTTGGTTTAGGAATCCATGCTTCTATTTAAAGGGGAGATTAACAAGGCAGATGCATACGCACCTCACAGCTCACAATGAAGAAGATGAATAAAACTGCTACTCCTATCAAGAAAGAACTCCGTTATACAACAACAACGGCCTAGTGTAATCACATAAGTGAGGTCTGGGGaaggtaatatgtacgcagaccttacccctatcccgagGGGCAGATAGGTTGTTTCCAGGAGACAGCATTACTCGGCTACCTGTCAAGGACTTGGACAAATTCAAGTGCGTATCGAAATCTTGGTCTTCAATGATCCGTCGCTCTGAATTCATGAAAGCTCGTAAGCCTTGCGGCGGTATATTCATCCATGTCATGCCCCGTCAAGTGTCCCTGCCCGGGCAACGACATCCCATATCAAATGAAAGCCCTTCATTATGCGTCCTTAAAAGGGAAGAATGAAGTGTTTGCTCATCGGGTAAGTTTCCCTTATTTTGGCTATAAGGATATTACTCCAATTATAAACGGGCTTGCTTGCCTTTACGGGCGATCAAGTTTCACTTTTTAATATATCTACTCGTGAACTTACGAGGCTTCCCTCTTCAAGTTTATGCGGTGAAGGGCGTAGTGTTTGGTACGCTCTCGGTTTTGATCCTGTGGATAATGTGTACAAATTGCTTAAAGTCAAAACGCTTGCTAATCGACTAGTCTATGAGATCCTGACTCTTGAAACAAGTTCAAGATCGATATGGATATTGTTAGGAATAAACCCTgtaaaaaataatattcacggtactAGTGATAAACGCggaacactaagttatggttaaatcagcaagaataaaaatgcatcaataatgacatcaagattttacgtggaaacccttctgaataagggaaaaaaccacggccaagaagagcaactgatatcatTATAGCGAGGAATTTTACACTGTGAAGTAACGAGTACAAATACTCCTAAAAACACTACATCCTCAAAAGAAAGaacactcttttgcttttttcacctcactacaatatctctcacactctatttttcttcacagactattttcttatagtctATGGAATATATTGCTCTCTCTCACTCAGATGTATTGTCTGAGATTTTGGTGTGTATACAAATGAAAGTGGAGACATCTATTTATAGTTGCAGAATGCTCATATTGATGTATGCAGTGACATCAATGTTACTGCAAAAGTCAGCCGCCCAAATCTTTTCTAAATTAGTTGGCTTGACAAAAAAAAGGAGAAGCTTTTCTTCTTTCACATATAGGGCTGGACCCcacaaatctccccctccagtcccaTTCACCCGAAGGAGGTAACACTAGAgattctagtttgagtgcatgccgacaagttctttgcaaagctcgaacttgtctcttggtactacCTTGGTTAGCATATCCGCAGGATTTTTActcgtgtgaatctttttgaccTGCGAAGATTCGTTCTCCACGtgctcacgaatccaatgatataTCACATCTATATGCTTTGTTcttgcatggtacatggagttcttgctcaagtctattgcaccttgactatcacaatagacgacatactccttttgATGTAATTCCATCTCTTGAAGAAATCGCTTGAGCCATaccatctccttgccagcttcTGTAATGGCAATATACTCcgcttcagttgtagagagtgcAACACACTTttggtgttacaacccatatccacatgtgttagttcatgccatatattagttaacataaatccaagaaggaattatctttgagatgataagaagtcaatcctattggtcttaagtgatacaagagtgtataagggtgattaaccagtattagaagttaaacgaatcaaggatgttgtaactcgtattttcaggtaatctagcggtgcttaatacactcaagaggtcatttattaaggtattttaaatatataatatccgtatcataagtcttgaagtcaaacgagttatgaaacaaaagtcgacaaaagttgtcgcaacttaggttcataattttacttaaacattaggtcaaatgtttctaatcttttctcataatttacaaggaattacggggtgatctacccaccaaattaaatatctatgagtctagtttccaacgcattaaaccgttcatcgatacgatctcggagtagagagatattcgcgttttcgcgagactgcgccaagcacctctctatggggcccactaagtcggtttaagatatttggacctatataggatgactacaacccgttttaagtcatttcttttcactattttcagaccttagaaccctaggaacatcctctcaaggttctctcaagattcaagacccaaacaaagggcaaacaacacaaatcaagtgtcgggaattccgtggcgctagtaagtctcttgttcttcttgttgttgctcatttttgtgtcgttccagcccgtgtgggaggttgttttaaagggtttatgttctgtaaatactccctcatgttcttaatatcaatcctaggtgatttcaagccttctaaagtgattctagtgccgaaaaacactaattgatcgctagtttcatttttttgttgttgtggcagcattggagggatatttcttggaaatttaaggtttaattggagttgttctttctgtataaaggtaaggaacctcttactctatatgtatttaagattatccaagttgcggctaagccattgaagctagaacttgtgagatatatatcgaaaggtttggtagtaatgttattgttttatggactgttttgcgttgttgttgggatgcgtattttactactatattgtggagttttggaggaggaagggtgtggggaaacaccatatatatgtagggttatgggctgatagttattcgtaacatttccagattgtttgacacgactacggtggtcgtcgtatgtatggagtgattaggctgtgtgtggactatattgggaggctcaatatgtttattattgatgttgtttgggctgtttggtgactattttgaatggtgtgaggtcatatatataggggaggtgctgtccgtttcattgtaaaataggttgtggtcgatacataatagttatgacgcttaaatgataacgatagtatcgtttctcttattgtagactaaggagttttgacaattgcatagcttgagattggggaagtatatacaaggtatgtgaggctatccctttccttcttttgcacgactccgattgcacataatgtaatgaacgatcttccaagatactctactcttagaagctagcagtacttacattgttttccctcttatggaacaattgatgttaatgttgcttctcttagtcttatgttatcaatgttgttggtacttcctaattcttataaggttcatagtgaagagttagtcctaataacgtgtacagaggataccgaccttacgtcactccgaaaggtttaaaatgtgattccatgagtcgagcatgcattatatatatgtatctattttactctaccgagccacgctatagttggccgggtatggcacctattgtgcaaccactgatcagttgggttttaccgagctccacgtggccgggtacgattctaccgagcctattatggccgggtacgatatgatgatgatgatgccacagaggcgaatgctttaaaggtttatgtatttatacatatgtatcatgcatttcatgtaagtagccctcagaggtactaagatgttacaggtggtatattctttatccttgcttacattactgatcgtatttatggttccttgccttacatactcagtactttattcgtactgacatccttttatttgtggatgctgcatgtcgtgctgcaggtcctgatagacaggcaggtgcagctcccccaccacagtagactgtccagttcagcggtgattggcgagatcccttctccggacttgccttggtcttggtatgtaatttttgttatagacattatgggtatgtcggggccctgttccggctatgttgcaacacttatgttcttttagaggctcatagacaggtgtcggctcatgtatagtttggtatgccttgtcggctagtttttgttgtatagtctttcatagtagcgtggtagctcataccttatatgtagtttcttgattgtctggtcatcccctgctatgtatattcatgccatcatattttattgatggttgtccatgatctaggtctaccatttatattgatctctttagccttaaaagataataatgaaggttagatgaaatgtacgttggtgctcggcaagtgtggtcgggtgctagtcatggcccttcagtttgggtcgtgacaaacttggtatcagagcaagtctgtcctaggggttgtctatgagccgtgtctagtagagtcttgattatggatgtgtagcgcgccacatttataatcaggaggctacatgacatctagggttgttaccttcttcctgaatctagatcgtgcgtagagttgagtcataagtgttcgtctctaatattcaccttgtttttttcagtgatgccttcgactaggaagcaaacgattagtagacggcttgatacagcagcgggagagggtaccagtcaggttccccaagtcagagcaggacaaagtgaggctcaaagtgagatgccctctcttaccttatctactccatctcctccagagggtattagaaggcacccagcgcctccagttcctccgtctggcactccagaccaggatatgcagagtgctttgcagttattgactagcttggtagctgctcaggctcagaggcagaatacaggtgctgctgagaaaccagttagtacaagagtttgtgattttattaatttagaccctccagtgtttac includes the following:
- the LOC107800383 gene encoding ras-related protein RABA1f-like, with the protein product MGTYRSEEDYDYLFKVVLIGDSGVGKSNLLSRFTKNEFSQQSKSTIGVEFATRTIHVDDKIIKAQIWDTAGQERYRAITSAYYRGAVGALLVYDITRNVTFENVARWLKELRDHTDQNIVVMLVGNKADLRHLRAVPTEDSKGFAERERTFFMETSALEALNVENAFTEVLTQIYRVVSKKALDAGDDPASLPAGQTINIGNDVSAVKKGGCCSG